ATGTCTACAGGACGCATTTTGAAAATCCCATAAGTCGGCACAGACTCGCCGTACCGATGTCCCGGATCAGAACACAAACCCGAAGGGCAGGAGTTCGGAGGCCCGAATCTCCTGCACTCCGTTCTGTCCCTGGAACAGCACGGTCGCGTCGGGTCCCATTTCAAATATCACCTGGCGGCACGCCCCACACGGCGCACATGGCCCCTCGGGTCGGCTCCAGACGGCGATGGCCCGGATGCGCATCTTGCTGCCCTCGGCAGCCACCGCAGAGAAAATCGCGGTCCGCTCGGCGCAATTGGTCAGCCCATAGGAGGCGTTCTCGACATTGCATCCGGAAAAGATAGCCCCGTTTTCCGTAAGCAACGCGGCGCCGACTTTGAATTTGGAATAGGGAGCATAGGCGCGTGCCAAAGCTGCTTTTGCCGCGCTGAGAAGGACTTCCCGCTGCTCGGCCGAGAGTCGGGGATGTCGAGGATCGGCTGATTGGTTTCCGGCCACCGTAATCTCCTGGGTTAATACAGCGCAGGCTGAAATGCCGGCGCGTTCATCCTTCGCCGCATGCAGTTTGCCGCGGGGCAAAGAGGCATTAGAAGTGAGAAACCATGGCGCGTCAAGTGGCAAGTGGATTGAACTTCCTTAAACGAGGATCCCGGACACGTGTGATGAGGAGAGGCCGCTATTGCTCTCTTGTCCCCTACAGGTAGTTTCGCTCGGCGCGGCGGCGTGAGCGGTAGCGTTCGAAGGCCTTGCGCGCATCCTCTAATCCAAGCATCGACCTGAGTGTGCTTCCGCGAAAGGTGTGCCGCAGCATCCTGTGTCCGATTCGTGCCACAAAGAACGGGCTGTGAAGGAAGGAGGCCGGCATGTGGCGCAACTTCATCCAGCGCTCGGCGCGCCAGCGCATGAACTCGATCTCCTCGGCAGCTAAATGCTCACTGCGCACGACCGCG
This genomic interval from Terriglobia bacterium contains the following:
- the cdd gene encoding cytidine deaminase — protein: MAGNQSADPRHPRLSAEQREVLLSAAKAALARAYAPYSKFKVGAALLTENGAIFSGCNVENASYGLTNCAERTAIFSAVAAEGSKMRIRAIAVWSRPEGPCAPCGACRQVIFEMGPDATVLFQGQNGVQEIRASELLPFGFVF